In Pongo abelii isolate AG06213 chromosome 22, NHGRI_mPonAbe1-v2.0_pri, whole genome shotgun sequence, the following are encoded in one genomic region:
- the GET1 gene encoding guided entry of tail-anchored proteins factor 1 isoform X2, whose translation MSRVLQKDAEQESQMRAEIQDMKQELSTVNMMDEFARYARLERKINKMTDKLKTHVKARTAQLAKIKWVISVAFYVLQAALMISLIWKYYSVPVAVVPSKWITPLDRLVAFPTRVAGGVGITCWILVCNKVVAIVLHPFS comes from the exons ATGTCCAGGGTGCTACAGAAGGATGCGGAGCAGGAGTCACAGATGAGAGCGGAGATCCAGGACATGAAGCAGGAGCTCTCCACAGTCAACATGATGGATGAGTTTGCCAGATACGCCAGGCTGGAAAGAAAGATCAACAAGATGACGGATAAGCTCAAAACCCACG TGAAAGCTCGGACAGCTCAATTAGCCAAGATAAAATGGGTGATAAGTGTCGCTTTCTACGTATTGCAG GCTGCCCTGATGATCTCACTCATTTGGAAGTATTATTCTGTCCCGGTGGCTGTCGTGCCGAGTAAATGGATAACCCCTCTAGACCGCCTGGTAGCCTTTCCTACTAGAGTAGCAG gtGGTGTTGGAATTACCTGTTGGATTTTAGTCTGTAACAAAGTTGTGGCTATTGTGCTTCATCCATTCAGCTGA